One window from the genome of Dermacentor silvarum isolate Dsil-2018 chromosome 5, BIME_Dsil_1.4, whole genome shotgun sequence encodes:
- the LOC125945817 gene encoding uncharacterized protein LOC125945817 — MSDEAEKVKKRCEIALAVATIASMDVELEAARAKVRTIKRHLVINSLMLNAAVLSGRRATRYSVILLALVDHKYRFGYTNVGSPGRCHDAHVFLNSILARAIQEPALQSPTICVGTSLVPPLILCDQAFPLTPNLMKPFPGSNHTPEESNFNYELSKTRRIVENAFGRLKARFRFVMKRMECDISNVPIVIRACCVLNNICEHFNDSVSQQWLNEAELQNTVYHQPLHTTGMQVGCGRDVQDALVHYFQLHGDHCSRALSWVSDLSLDSKHPKKRCSSLKKGHVVAAEPVPCSRSSFLQ; from the exons ATGAGTGACGAAGCGGAAAAAGTCAAGAAAAGGTGTGAGATTGCACTCGCCGTGGCGACGATCGCTTCCATGGATGTAGAGCTCGAAGCAGCCAGGGCAAAAGTGCGCACCATCAAGCGTCATCTCGTTATTAACAGCCTCATGCTGAATGCTGCTGTGTTGTCCGGGAGACGTGCGACAAG GTACAGTGTGATCCTGCTGGCTCTGGTGGACCACAAATACCGGTTCGGCTACACTAACGTTGGCTCCCCAGGCAGGTGCCACGACGCACACGTGTTTCTCAACTCCATCTTGGCAAGAGCGATTCAGGAACCAGCACTTCAGAGCCCAACCATTTGTGTTGGCACTTCTCTTGTGCCCCCATTAATTTTGTGTGATCAAGCTTTCCCTCTTACACCCAACCTCATGAAACCGTTCCCCGGCTCGAACCACACACCAGAAGAGAGCAACTTCAACTATGAACTCTCCAAAACACGAAGAATTGTGGAGAACGCTTTTGGAAGGCTCAAGGCACGCTTCAGATTTGTGATGAAGCGAATGGAGTGCGACATCAGCAATGTGCCTATTGTCATAAGAGCATGTTGTGTGCTAAATAACATATGCGAACATTTCAATGATTCCGTATCTCAGCAGTGGCTGAATGAAGCGGAGTTGCAGAATACAGTATATCACCAACCACTTCACACAACAGGCATGCAAGTTGGATGTGGAAGAGATGTCCAAGATGCACTTGTGCATTATTTTCAGCTGCATGGAGACCACTGTAGTCGG GCACTTTCCTGGGTCAGTGACCTGTCGTTGGATAGCAAGCACCCCAAAAAACGGTGCAGCTCCCTAAAGAAGGGCCATGTTGTTGCTGCCGAGCCCGTGCCATGCTCACGCAGTTCCTTCCTGCAATAA